A genomic window from Gossypium hirsutum isolate 1008001.06 chromosome D12, Gossypium_hirsutum_v2.1, whole genome shotgun sequence includes:
- the LOC107946608 gene encoding poly(A) polymerase I isoform X2 has translation MAVSGLCFACKPHFSLRPPLFYCFRKIRFCSVAAIETLDEPVIQGAHFSPAKNVSGEGSKLSRWKKLNSQDLGISTSNISKPTRKVLNGLKTKGYEVYLVGGCVRDLILKRTPKDFDIITTAELREVVKAFSRCAIIGRRFPICHVHMDDAIVEVSSFSTSARNFGRGLTYELERPAGSDKKDFVRWRNCLQRDFTINGLMFDPFARIIYDYIGGIEDIKKAKVRTVIPASTSFQEDGARILRAIRIAARLGFSFSRETAHFVKNLSCLILRLDKSRLLMEMNYMMAYGSAEASLRLLWKFGLLELLLPIQAAYFVRTGFRRRDKRSNMLLSLFSKLDRLLAPNRPCHSSLWVGILAFHEALSNKPRDPLVVAAFSLAVHNGGDIPEAINIAKNINKSHDSSFHELSEPQNLENLTLVNEVMSLAASVKSTLSEMTDEHFVSQAMSAYPQAPFSDLVFQCVTMGAEKGFVAKQGSRIDYELLALGSLRETRHTFARVVFDTVYPLDRT, from the exons ATGGCGGTTTCAGGGTTATGCTTCGCCTGCAAGCCTCATTTCTCTCTTCGTCCTCCTCTATTTTACTGCTTTCGCAAA ATCCGGTTCTGTTCCGTCGCTGCAATCGAGACGCTTGATGAACCAGTAATTCAAGGCGCTCACTTTTCTCCTGCAAAAAATG TGAGTGGAGAAGGAAGCAAATTGTCACGGTGGAAGAAGCTTAATTCTCAGGATCTTGGAATTAGCACTTCAAATATTTCCAAGCCAACAAGGAAAGTTCTTAATGGGCTCAAAACAAAAG GATATGAGGTTTACCTTGTAGGAGGTTGTGTTCGGGATCTTATTTTGAAGCGAACGCCTAAGGACTTCGATATTATTACTACAGCAGAACTCAGAGAG GTGGTGAAGGCATTTTCACGGTGTGCAATAATCGGAAGGCGGTTTCCTATATGCCATGTGCACATGGATGATGCAATAGTGGAG GTTTCAAGTTTTAGCACATCTGCACGAAATTTTGGTAGGGGCCTAACCTATGAACTTGAAAGGCCTGCTGGCTCTGACAAGAAGGATTTTGTTCGTTGGAGAAATTGTTTACAACGAGACTTCACAATTAACGG GTTAATGTTTGACCCATTTGCTAGGATAATTTATGACTACATTGGAGGAATTGAAGATATTAAAAAAGCTAAA GTACGAACTGTGATTCCTGCAAGTACCTCTTTTCAAGAGGATGGTG CTCGAATACTACGTGCGATAAGAATTGCTGCCCGGTTAGGCTTCAGTTTTTCTAGGGAAACAGCTCATTTTGTCAAAAATCTATCTTGTTTGATACTGAGACTGGATAAG TCAAGGCTTCTGATGGAAATGAACTACATGATGGCATATGGTTCTGCAGAAGCATCTTTAAGATTATTGTGGAAATTTGGACTCTTAGAACTACTTTTGCCAATTCAG GCTGCCTATTTTGTTCGCACTGGTTTCCGGAGGCGTGATAAGAGATCTAATATGCTCTTG TCATTGTTTTCTAAACTGGATAGACTTCTGGCACCTAACAGACCATGCCACAGTAGTTTATG GGTTGGAATTCTAGCATTCCATGAAGCACTTTCAAACAAACCTAGAGATCCTTTGGTTGTTGCTGCATTTAGCCTTGCTGTCCACAATGGTGGAGATATACCGGAAGCGATAAATATTGCCAAGAACATCAACAAATCACATGATAGTAGCTTTCATGAGCTATCTGAACCACAGAATCTAGAGAATCTGACATTAGTAAATGAGGTTATGAGTCTTGCTGCATCTGTTAAAAGCACTTTGAGTGAGATGACGGATGAGCATTTTGTCTCTCAGGCAATGTCAGCATATCCTCAAGCCCCATTTTCAGACCTG GTCTTTCAATGTGTGACAATGGGTGCGGAGAAGGGATTTGTAGCAAAGCAAGGTAGCCGGATTGACTATGAGTTGTTAGCATTAGGAAGTCTTAGGGAAACTCGACATACATTTGCTAGGGTTGTTTTTGATACGGTATACCCTCTTGACCGAACCTAA
- the LOC107946608 gene encoding poly(A) polymerase I isoform X1 gives MAVSGLCFACKPHFSLRPPLFYCFRKIRFCSVAAIETLDEPVIQGAHFSPAKNVSGEGSKLSRWKKLNSQDLGISTSNISKPTRKVLNGLKTKGYEVYLVGGCVRDLILKRTPKDFDIITTAELREVVKAFSRCAIIGRRFPICHVHMDDAIVEVSSFSTSARNFGRGLTYELERPAGSDKKDFVRWRNCLQRDFTINGLMFDPFARIIYDYIGGIEDIKKAKVRTVIPASTSFQEDGARILRAIRIAARLGFSFSRETAHFVKNLSCLILRLDKSRLLMEMNYMMAYGSAEASLRLLWKFGLLELLLPIQAAYFVRTGFRRRDKRSNMLLSLFSKLDRLLAPNRPCHSSLWVGILAFHEALSNKPRDPLVVAAFSLAVHNGGDIPEAINIAKNINKSHDSSFHELSEPQNLENLTLVNEVMSLAASVKSTLSEMTDEHFVSQAMSAYPQAPFSDLVFIPLALYLNVCKVFQCVTMGAEKGFVAKQGSRIDYELLALGSLRETRHTFARVVFDTVYPLDRT, from the exons ATGGCGGTTTCAGGGTTATGCTTCGCCTGCAAGCCTCATTTCTCTCTTCGTCCTCCTCTATTTTACTGCTTTCGCAAA ATCCGGTTCTGTTCCGTCGCTGCAATCGAGACGCTTGATGAACCAGTAATTCAAGGCGCTCACTTTTCTCCTGCAAAAAATG TGAGTGGAGAAGGAAGCAAATTGTCACGGTGGAAGAAGCTTAATTCTCAGGATCTTGGAATTAGCACTTCAAATATTTCCAAGCCAACAAGGAAAGTTCTTAATGGGCTCAAAACAAAAG GATATGAGGTTTACCTTGTAGGAGGTTGTGTTCGGGATCTTATTTTGAAGCGAACGCCTAAGGACTTCGATATTATTACTACAGCAGAACTCAGAGAG GTGGTGAAGGCATTTTCACGGTGTGCAATAATCGGAAGGCGGTTTCCTATATGCCATGTGCACATGGATGATGCAATAGTGGAG GTTTCAAGTTTTAGCACATCTGCACGAAATTTTGGTAGGGGCCTAACCTATGAACTTGAAAGGCCTGCTGGCTCTGACAAGAAGGATTTTGTTCGTTGGAGAAATTGTTTACAACGAGACTTCACAATTAACGG GTTAATGTTTGACCCATTTGCTAGGATAATTTATGACTACATTGGAGGAATTGAAGATATTAAAAAAGCTAAA GTACGAACTGTGATTCCTGCAAGTACCTCTTTTCAAGAGGATGGTG CTCGAATACTACGTGCGATAAGAATTGCTGCCCGGTTAGGCTTCAGTTTTTCTAGGGAAACAGCTCATTTTGTCAAAAATCTATCTTGTTTGATACTGAGACTGGATAAG TCAAGGCTTCTGATGGAAATGAACTACATGATGGCATATGGTTCTGCAGAAGCATCTTTAAGATTATTGTGGAAATTTGGACTCTTAGAACTACTTTTGCCAATTCAG GCTGCCTATTTTGTTCGCACTGGTTTCCGGAGGCGTGATAAGAGATCTAATATGCTCTTG TCATTGTTTTCTAAACTGGATAGACTTCTGGCACCTAACAGACCATGCCACAGTAGTTTATG GGTTGGAATTCTAGCATTCCATGAAGCACTTTCAAACAAACCTAGAGATCCTTTGGTTGTTGCTGCATTTAGCCTTGCTGTCCACAATGGTGGAGATATACCGGAAGCGATAAATATTGCCAAGAACATCAACAAATCACATGATAGTAGCTTTCATGAGCTATCTGAACCACAGAATCTAGAGAATCTGACATTAGTAAATGAGGTTATGAGTCTTGCTGCATCTGTTAAAAGCACTTTGAGTGAGATGACGGATGAGCATTTTGTCTCTCAGGCAATGTCAGCATATCCTCAAGCCCCATTTTCAGACCTG GTATTTATACCATTGGCATTGTATTTGAATGTTTGCAAGGTCTTTCAATGTGTGACAATGGGTGCGGAGAAGGGATTTGTAGCAAAGCAAGGTAGCCGGATTGACTATGAGTTGTTAGCATTAGGAAGTCTTAGGGAAACTCGACATACATTTGCTAGGGTTGTTTTTGATACGGTATACCCTCTTGACCGAACCTAA
- the LOC107944910 gene encoding alpha-galactosidase 1-like produces MSKALKKAGRPIFFSLCEWGEMHPAEWGFHVGNSWRTTCDITDTWESMISRADQNELYAQYARPGGWNDPDMLEIGNGGMTKDEYIVHFSLWAISKAPLLLGCDIRNMTQETIEIISNKEVIAVNQDSYGIQARKARMHGDEEIWVAPLSSYRTVVVILNRGSVRYSVTAFWEDMGLDPNTVVEARDLWEHKTLKNRFVGNITTMLNPHSCKMYVLKPIS; encoded by the exons ATGTCTAAAGCTTTGAAGAAGGCTGGCCGCCCCATATTCTTTTCTCTGTGTGAATG GGGAGAAATGCACCCTGCTGAATGGGGTTTCCATGTAGGAAATAGCTGGAGGACAACTTGTGACATAACTGATACATGGGAAAG TATGATTTCGAGAGCTGATCAAAATGAATTGTATGCTCAATATGCAAGGCCCGGTGGTTGGAATG ATCCGGACATGCTTGAGATCGGGAATGGAGGGATGACGAAAGATGAATATATAGTACATTTCAGCTTATGGGCTATTTCCAAG GCTCCTCTTCTTCTCGGCTGCGACATAAGGAATATGACACAAGAGACTATAGAGATCATTTCAAACAAAGAGGTCATTGCTGTTAACCAAG ATTCTTATGGTATTCAAGCTAGGAAGGCTAGGATGCACGGTGATGAAGAG ATTTGGGTTGCGCCACTTTCCAGCTATAGGACAGTAGTTGTCATTCTCAATAGGGGTTCAGTTCGCTATTCTGTAACCGCGTTCTGGGAGGATATGGGACTAGACCCCAACACTGTAGTTGAAGCTAGGGACCTTTGGGAG CATAAAACACTGAAGAACCGATTTGTGGGCAATATTACAACAATGTTGAACCCTCATTCATGCAAAATGTATGTGTTGAAACCAATTTCTTGA
- the LOC107946609 gene encoding coiled-coil domain-containing protein SCD2 isoform X1, with amino-acid sequence MDRRRTESPLYGRQWSGSSSSGSSSPAHPLSRLQPGAAGGLSTIKRTQNVAAKAAAQRLAQVMASQTPDDDEEDDDLGFRFGGPPIPPTFSNNGLSCSTSPAISLTRPNRSPSPALGRNFVEHASSVRSTSAGRPATAMRSTTPNLIPPNRTSVRTPVTIPPIDPPNRSRDKRFTADVGQLKVNDIGDQRETSALRDELDMLQEENENLLDKLRSAEERREEAEARARELEKQVASLGEGVSLEAKLLSRKEAALRQREAALKAAKQTKDGREEEIAALRSELENLKDGAAKAAEQLHEAESETKALRSMTQRMILTQEEMEEVVLKRCWLARYWGLAVQHGICADIAVSKHEYWSALAPLPFEVVVSAGQKAKEEAWDKGDGHSDRSKIVRDLNDLTGEGNIESMLSVEMGLRELASLKVEDAVVQALGRYRRLGLLHQSVSDSKSPGDPKLIDAFELSEEEREDVLFKEAWLTYFWRRAKVYGVEDDIAEERLEFWISHSGQTPTSHDAVDVDRGLYELRKLGIEQQLWEASRKEIDHPALASLSNHKDLDNTL; translated from the exons ATGGATCGCCGGAGGACAGAAAGTCCGTTATACGGCCGGCAGTGGAGTGGATCCAGCAGCTCCGGTTCGTCGTCTCCGGCGCATCCTCTTTCTCGGTTACAGCCCGGTGCTGCCGGTGGTCTTTCTACCATCAAACGCACACAAAATGTTGCCGCCAAAGCTGCAGCTCAACGACTCGCTCAAGTCATGGCTTCGCAGACCCCCGACGACGATGAGGAAGACGATGATCTAGGGTTCAGGTTTGGTGGTCCTCCTATACCTCCTACCTTCTCCAATAATGGATTAAGCTGCAGTACTTCTCCAGCGATCTCTCTCACCCGGCCTAATAGATCTCCGTCCCCTGCG TTAGGTCGGAATTTTGTAGAGCATGCGTCTTCCGTGCGTTCCACGTCCGCAGGGCGGCCAGCAACGGCGATGCGGTCAACCACGCCAAATTTGATACCGCCGAATAGAACTTCAGTTCGCACGCCAGTTACTATACCTCCGATTGATCCTCCTAATCGAAGTAGAGACAAAAG GTTTACAGCTGATGTAGGACAGCTGAAAGTAAACGACATTGGAGATCAGCGTGAAACTTCTGCACTTCGTGATGAA CTTGATATGCTACAAGAAGAGAATGAGAATCTACTTGACAAG CTTCGTTCTGCTGAAGAAAGACGTGAAGAAGCTGAAGCAAGAGCTAGGGAGCTAGAGAAGCAG GTTGCTTCCTTAGGAGAAGGTGTATCTCTGGAAGCTAAATTATTAAGTAG GAAGGAAGCAGCTTTGCGTCAAAGAGAG GCTGCTCTTAAGGCTGCAAAACAGACAAAAGATGGTAGAGAGGAGGAGATTGCAGCCCTTCGTTCAGAACTTGAG AATTTGAAGGATGGGGCTGCTAAAGCTGCCGAACAGCTCCATGAAGCAGAATCTGAAACAAAAGCCCTTCGCTCAATGACACAAAGAATGATTTTGACTCAGGAAGAGATG GAGGAAGTTGTCCTAAAGAGATGTTGGCTTGCTCGTTACTGGGGATTGGCTGTACAGCATG GCATATGTGCAGATATAGCAGTGTCAAAGCATGAATACTGGTCGGCATTGGCTCCTCTTCCATTTGAAGTTGTTGTCTCAGCTGGACAAAAGGCTAAAGAGGAGGCCTGGGATAAAG GTGATGGACATTCAGATCGGAGTAAAATTGTCCGGGATCTGAATGATCTGACTGGAGAAGGAAATATTGAGAGTATGCTTTCAGTTGAAATGGGCCTTAGGGAATTAGCATCTTTAAAG GTTGAGGATGCTGTTGTACAGGCATTAGGCAGGTATAGGCGACTTGGTTTGCTTCATCAATCCGTCTCAG ATTCAAAGTCACCAGGTGATCCCAAGTTGATTGATGCATTTG AACTAAGTGAAGAGGAGAGAGAAGATGTTCTTTTCAAAGAG GCTTGGTTAACGTATTTCTGGAGAAGAGCCAAAGTGTATGGCGTGGAAGATGATATTGCAGAAGAGCGACTTGAGTTTTGGATTAGCCATAGTGGACAGACCCCTACTTCTCATGATGCTGTGGATG TTGATCGAGGTTTATATGAGCTGCGGAAGTTAGGAATAGAACAACAGCTTTGGGAAGCATCTCGTAAAGAAATTGACCATCCAGCTCTTGCTTCTTTGTCTAATCACAAAGATCTCGACAACACtttgtga
- the LOC107946609 gene encoding coiled-coil domain-containing protein SCD2 isoform X2 yields MRSTTPNLIPPNRTSVRTPVTIPPIDPPNRSRDKRFTADVGQLKVNDIGDQRETSALRDELDMLQEENENLLDKLRSAEERREEAEARARELEKQVASLGEGVSLEAKLLSRKEAALRQREAALKAAKQTKDGREEEIAALRSELENLKDGAAKAAEQLHEAESETKALRSMTQRMILTQEEMEEVVLKRCWLARYWGLAVQHGICADIAVSKHEYWSALAPLPFEVVVSAGQKAKEEAWDKGDGHSDRSKIVRDLNDLTGEGNIESMLSVEMGLRELASLKVEDAVVQALGRYRRLGLLHQSVSDSKSPGDPKLIDAFELSEEEREDVLFKEAWLTYFWRRAKVYGVEDDIAEERLEFWISHSGQTPTSHDAVDVDRGLYELRKLGIEQQLWEASRKEIDHPALASLSNHKDLDNTL; encoded by the exons ATGCGGTCAACCACGCCAAATTTGATACCGCCGAATAGAACTTCAGTTCGCACGCCAGTTACTATACCTCCGATTGATCCTCCTAATCGAAGTAGAGACAAAAG GTTTACAGCTGATGTAGGACAGCTGAAAGTAAACGACATTGGAGATCAGCGTGAAACTTCTGCACTTCGTGATGAA CTTGATATGCTACAAGAAGAGAATGAGAATCTACTTGACAAG CTTCGTTCTGCTGAAGAAAGACGTGAAGAAGCTGAAGCAAGAGCTAGGGAGCTAGAGAAGCAG GTTGCTTCCTTAGGAGAAGGTGTATCTCTGGAAGCTAAATTATTAAGTAG GAAGGAAGCAGCTTTGCGTCAAAGAGAG GCTGCTCTTAAGGCTGCAAAACAGACAAAAGATGGTAGAGAGGAGGAGATTGCAGCCCTTCGTTCAGAACTTGAG AATTTGAAGGATGGGGCTGCTAAAGCTGCCGAACAGCTCCATGAAGCAGAATCTGAAACAAAAGCCCTTCGCTCAATGACACAAAGAATGATTTTGACTCAGGAAGAGATG GAGGAAGTTGTCCTAAAGAGATGTTGGCTTGCTCGTTACTGGGGATTGGCTGTACAGCATG GCATATGTGCAGATATAGCAGTGTCAAAGCATGAATACTGGTCGGCATTGGCTCCTCTTCCATTTGAAGTTGTTGTCTCAGCTGGACAAAAGGCTAAAGAGGAGGCCTGGGATAAAG GTGATGGACATTCAGATCGGAGTAAAATTGTCCGGGATCTGAATGATCTGACTGGAGAAGGAAATATTGAGAGTATGCTTTCAGTTGAAATGGGCCTTAGGGAATTAGCATCTTTAAAG GTTGAGGATGCTGTTGTACAGGCATTAGGCAGGTATAGGCGACTTGGTTTGCTTCATCAATCCGTCTCAG ATTCAAAGTCACCAGGTGATCCCAAGTTGATTGATGCATTTG AACTAAGTGAAGAGGAGAGAGAAGATGTTCTTTTCAAAGAG GCTTGGTTAACGTATTTCTGGAGAAGAGCCAAAGTGTATGGCGTGGAAGATGATATTGCAGAAGAGCGACTTGAGTTTTGGATTAGCCATAGTGGACAGACCCCTACTTCTCATGATGCTGTGGATG TTGATCGAGGTTTATATGAGCTGCGGAAGTTAGGAATAGAACAACAGCTTTGGGAAGCATCTCGTAAAGAAATTGACCATCCAGCTCTTGCTTCTTTGTCTAATCACAAAGATCTCGACAACACtttgtga